One Methylomonas sp. LL1 DNA window includes the following coding sequences:
- a CDS encoding HD-GYP domain-containing protein: MQSRTRSIRKILIFRLLALAVLLSVLVGGSVLIRERITLQEDIADRTRIAIELLKLRVRDIATLSHQPWQTTVQEALDDLSRVAPQNNLGHFAWAAIQNADGQEIARIADADSPNIQGLIDAAKSQALPVDADPAITPLAKYDGRYSFSIGLLITDHGGQPLANLRGVYIIASDVMSEFWRDILRSVGASILIVILVTALHYPVIRQLLERLGQLSIHLLDANLETLQGFGSAIAKRDSDTDEHNYRVTIYSVKLAEAVGLEPDRIRTLIKGAFLHDVGKIGIRDHILLKPGRLDTDEFEIMQTHVRHGLDIVNNCHWLQDASEVVGNHHEKFDGSGYDLGLKGEQIPITARIFAIVDVFDALTSQRPYKSPLSLQESLAILRSGAGKHFDPALLEVFDGIAGSLYHSFAHHEQQSRSELSLVIQHYFKGDIGDLLQGSLV, from the coding sequence ATGCAATCGCGCACGCGTTCCATACGCAAAATATTGATTTTTCGTTTGCTGGCCTTGGCGGTATTGCTGTCTGTTTTGGTGGGCGGTAGTGTATTGATCCGGGAACGCATCACGCTGCAAGAGGATATTGCCGATCGGACTCGGATAGCGATTGAGCTGTTAAAGCTGCGCGTGCGTGACATCGCGACTCTCAGCCATCAGCCCTGGCAAACAACGGTACAAGAAGCATTGGACGATTTGAGCAGGGTGGCTCCGCAAAATAACTTGGGGCATTTTGCCTGGGCTGCCATCCAAAATGCCGACGGCCAGGAAATCGCTAGAATAGCCGATGCCGACAGCCCAAATATTCAAGGTTTGATTGACGCCGCCAAAAGCCAAGCGCTGCCGGTCGACGCTGATCCGGCCATTACCCCCTTGGCAAAGTATGATGGCAGGTACAGTTTTTCGATTGGCTTGTTGATTACCGACCATGGTGGCCAGCCTTTGGCTAATCTGCGTGGGGTCTACATCATTGCCTCGGACGTGATGAGCGAGTTCTGGCGCGATATCCTGCGTTCGGTCGGCGCTTCGATATTGATCGTTATCCTGGTAACGGCGCTGCATTATCCGGTGATCAGGCAGTTGCTGGAGCGCCTGGGACAATTATCGATACATCTGCTCGATGCCAATCTGGAAACCTTGCAGGGTTTTGGCAGTGCCATCGCCAAGCGCGATAGCGATACCGACGAGCATAATTACCGGGTCACGATCTACTCCGTCAAACTGGCGGAGGCGGTTGGGTTGGAGCCGGATAGGATTCGCACCCTGATCAAGGGCGCCTTTCTGCACGATGTCGGCAAGATCGGGATTCGCGATCATATTTTGCTCAAACCGGGACGGCTGGATACGGACGAATTTGAAATCATGCAAACCCACGTTCGCCATGGTCTGGATATCGTCAACAATTGCCATTGGTTGCAAGACGCCAGCGAGGTGGTCGGCAATCATCATGAGAAATTTGATGGTAGCGGCTATGATCTGGGGCTGAAAGGCGAGCAGATTCCAATAACCGCGCGCATTTTTGCCATTGTCGACGTGTTCGACGCCTTAACCTCGCAACGCCCTTACAAATCACCGTTGAGTCTGCAGGAATCGTTGGCAATACTTCGAAGTGGAGCCGGGAAACATTTCGATCCTGCCCTACTGGAGGTCTTCGACGGCATTGCCGGTTCCTTGTACCACAGCTTTGCTCATCATGAACAACAGTCGCGCAGCGAGCTAAGCCTCGTTATTCAGCACTATTTCAAGGGAGACATCGGCGATTTATTGCAGGGAAGCCTGGTATAA
- a CDS encoding DUF2252 domain-containing protein, which produces MTSTKNKTKKSGAASASTDDDKLEFKSREERIASGKTLRDKVSRSSHSGWDAPANRRDPIDILEQSNRDRLPELVPIRYGRMLRSPFTFLRGSAGLMAYDLATTPNTGLRVQVCGDCHLLNFGLFATPERNLIFDINDFDETLPAPWEWDLKRLATSFAVAVLDQRFSDEEAQAVAVECARAYREHLREYSKMNPLEVWYDRLDAKTLIAMAPDEKIRKKREQIAEKARQRVGDQLVPKIAVTVGGRHRLLDQPPILFHSQDEETEQRIRSGFEAYRQSLSDERRVLFNRYRLEDYAMKVVGIGSVGTRCSVALFFSAENHALLLQIKEACPSVLEPYAGNSRYDNHAQRVVMGQRLMQSSSDIFLGWARSDQGRDFFVRQLRDMKMSPPIEGATLQQYNLYAELCGWTLARAHARSGDAATISGYLGKSNRFDQAIGEFALAYADQTKQDHAALVEAVNSGRVKALIEEDE; this is translated from the coding sequence ATGACTAGCACCAAGAATAAAACCAAGAAATCGGGTGCCGCATCTGCTTCAACGGATGACGACAAATTGGAATTTAAATCGCGCGAGGAGCGCATCGCTAGCGGCAAGACGCTACGGGATAAAGTGTCGCGCTCAAGCCATTCCGGATGGGATGCACCGGCCAATCGCCGCGACCCCATCGATATTTTGGAACAATCCAATCGAGATAGGCTGCCGGAACTGGTGCCGATTCGCTATGGACGCATGTTGCGCAGTCCCTTCACCTTTTTGCGCGGTTCGGCCGGGTTGATGGCTTATGATCTTGCGACCACGCCGAATACAGGCTTGCGGGTGCAAGTCTGCGGCGATTGCCATTTACTCAATTTCGGATTGTTCGCCACGCCGGAACGCAACCTGATATTCGATATCAACGATTTCGACGAAACTTTACCGGCCCCCTGGGAATGGGATCTCAAACGCTTGGCCACCAGTTTCGCCGTCGCAGTCCTCGACCAACGCTTCAGTGACGAAGAAGCACAAGCTGTTGCCGTCGAATGCGCCCGAGCCTACCGAGAACACTTGCGGGAATATTCAAAGATGAACCCCTTGGAAGTTTGGTACGACCGGCTGGACGCCAAAACGCTGATTGCGATGGCGCCCGATGAAAAAATCCGAAAAAAACGCGAGCAGATTGCCGAGAAAGCGCGCCAGCGCGTTGGTGATCAACTCGTGCCCAAAATCGCCGTTACGGTCGGAGGTCGTCACCGGTTGCTCGATCAACCACCGATACTGTTTCATAGTCAGGACGAGGAAACGGAACAGAGAATTCGGAGTGGGTTCGAAGCCTATCGGCAATCGTTGTCCGACGAGCGCCGAGTGCTGTTTAACCGCTATCGTCTGGAAGATTATGCGATGAAAGTTGTCGGCATCGGCAGCGTCGGCACACGTTGTTCAGTCGCGCTGTTTTTCTCGGCGGAAAACCATGCCTTGTTGCTGCAGATCAAGGAAGCCTGTCCGTCGGTGCTGGAACCTTATGCCGGCAACAGCCGTTATGATAATCACGCCCAGCGCGTGGTGATGGGGCAACGGCTGATGCAATCGTCCAGTGATATATTTTTAGGCTGGGCGAGGTCGGATCAAGGCCGCGATTTCTTCGTGCGTCAACTGCGCGATATGAAAATGTCTCCGCCGATCGAGGGCGCGACGCTTCAACAATATAACCTCTATGCCGAACTATGCGGCTGGACTTTAGCCCGTGCCCATGCCCGCTCGGGCGATGCGGCGACCATCAGCGGTTACTTGGGTAAATCCAACCGCTTCGATCAAGCGATCGGCGAGTTTGCCCTGGCTTACGCGGACCAGACCAAGCAAGATCACGCGGCTCTGGTGGAAGCCGTAAACTCCGGACGGGTAAAGGCACTGATAGAAGAAGATGAGTGA
- a CDS encoding alpha-amylase family glycosyl hydrolase, with product MTGPRYPMLYQINTRACLTALSERLGRPASLDDIPDSDLDRLKHWGVDWVWLLSVWQTGLAGREVSRTNIEWRKGFQATLPDLQEHDIGGSGFAIQAYSVATSLGGNAALARLRQRIQQRGMRLLLDFVPNHSALDHPWLNTHPEFYVRGSEDNLAQSPQNYVRLNTAQGDLILAHGRDPYFPGWPDTLQLNYGNPALQEAMINELLTIADLCDGIRCDMAMLILPEVFKRTWGIDMPSFWPEAITKVRKQHPSFLFMAEVYWDLESTLQQQGFDYTYDKRLYDRLRNGRARPIREHLYAGPEFQDRLARFMENHDEPRAAATFSMPMHRAGAVLTYLTPGLRFFHNGQFEGRLKHVSPHLIREPVEPVNQDIHRLYESLLAILRRDVVRNGNWQLLECLPAWNENWTWDCFIAFAWQGSNHELLLVAVNFASNPSQCYVRLPFAKLGQGAWQFKDLLNAYRYEYEGPRLANSGLYLDLPAWAYHVFELAPT from the coding sequence ATGACCGGCCCACGCTATCCAATGCTTTATCAGATCAATACCCGCGCATGCCTGACTGCTCTTTCCGAGCGGCTCGGCCGTCCCGCCAGCCTGGACGACATTCCGGATAGCGACCTGGATCGCCTAAAGCATTGGGGCGTGGATTGGGTCTGGCTGCTGAGCGTTTGGCAAACCGGTTTGGCCGGCCGAGAGGTATCCCGGACTAATATTGAATGGCGCAAGGGATTTCAAGCCACCTTGCCGGATTTGCAAGAACATGACATCGGCGGCTCGGGGTTTGCGATTCAAGCCTATTCGGTGGCAACGTCCTTGGGTGGCAACGCCGCGCTTGCCCGCTTGCGCCAACGAATACAGCAGCGGGGCATGCGCTTGTTGCTGGATTTCGTACCCAACCACAGCGCACTGGACCATCCCTGGCTCAATACACACCCCGAGTTTTATGTGCGAGGTTCGGAAGACAACCTTGCCCAATCACCGCAAAACTACGTTCGGCTCAACACTGCCCAAGGCGACTTGATCCTAGCCCATGGCCGCGACCCTTATTTTCCGGGTTGGCCCGATACCCTGCAATTGAATTACGGCAACCCGGCCTTGCAAGAAGCTATGATCAATGAGTTGCTGACTATCGCCGATTTGTGCGACGGCATACGTTGCGACATGGCCATGCTGATCTTGCCGGAGGTATTTAAACGCACATGGGGTATCGACATGCCCTCCTTTTGGCCCGAAGCCATCACAAAGGTGCGTAAACAGCATCCCTCTTTCCTGTTCATGGCCGAGGTCTATTGGGATTTGGAGTCGACATTGCAGCAGCAGGGCTTCGATTACACCTATGACAAACGGCTCTACGACCGTTTACGCAATGGACGTGCGCGTCCAATACGGGAACACCTTTACGCCGGTCCCGAGTTTCAGGATCGTTTGGCTCGTTTTATGGAAAATCACGACGAACCGCGAGCCGCCGCAACCTTTTCGATGCCGATGCATAGGGCCGGCGCGGTACTGACCTATTTAACGCCGGGTTTGCGTTTTTTCCACAACGGCCAGTTCGAGGGCCGACTGAAGCACGTTTCTCCGCATCTGATCCGGGAACCGGTAGAACCCGTCAATCAAGACATCCACCGACTCTACGAAAGCTTATTGGCCATACTGCGGCGAGATGTTGTCCGCAACGGCAATTGGCAATTGCTGGAATGCCTTCCTGCCTGGAATGAAAACTGGACCTGGGATTGTTTCATCGCATTTGCCTGGCAAGGATCAAACCACGAATTATTGTTGGTGGCGGTCAATTTCGCATCCAACCCATCACAATGCTATGTCCGCCTGCCTTTTGCAAAGTTGGGGCAAGGCGCATGGCAATTCAAGGATTTACTGAACGCCTATCGTTATGAATACGAGGGACCGCGACTTGCAAATTCGGGCCTCTATCTGGACCTGCCGGCATGGGCTTACCATGTTTTCGAACTCGCTCCGACCTGA
- a CDS encoding MGH1-like glycoside hydrolase domain-containing protein, whose translation MTIEHSRLKEARNQNVPWKKWGPYLSERQWGTVREDYSESGDAWNYFTHDQARSRAYRWGEDGLGGISDDEQRLCFALALWNGKDAILKERLFGLNNSEGNHGEDVKEYYFYLDSTPTHSYMKYLYKYPQAAYPYGDLVETNRRRGREEFEYELLDTGVFDQDRYFDVFMEYAKQGPEDILVQITVFNRGPEAAELHVLPTLWFRNDWASWVAKPSEKPSLSQIEGPAGTRVVAVDHPELGTYYLYCEGDAPLLFTDNETNNARLFPSFPNASPYVKDGINDYVVHGQSDKVNPEQHGTKVAAHYKLKVDAGQCRTIKLCLSNRAPTQYSKQTNIDALPLGQEFDLTLSARLRDADEFYRAVTPPEVSADTANLMRQAIAGMLWSKQFYFFEADNWLEEHHAHPLHKGSRAFRNREWFHMINQDIISMPDKWEYPWYAAWDLAFHTLPLAIVDPDFAKTQMELMLHGRYLHPSGQLPAYEWNFSDVNPPVHAWATLFLHRCELTLSGETDVAFLKSAFNKLLLNFTWWVNRKDRYGRNVFEGGFLGLDNIGVFDRSAPLPTGGYLEQADGTAWMALFTQNMGELAVELAAHDPTYEDMAFKFIEHFIFIASAMNQPGDDGMWDEEDGFYYDLLRLPDGSATRLKVRSMVGLLPLCAVTVVEQWQRERIPNAMTGFLARFQQMPELLESIHPTGPGHFGVAERGIIALVNPDRLRRILTKMLDENEFLSPYGIRSLSKFHAQHPFVFYAGNQEYRVDYLPSESNSGMFGGNSNWRGPVWMPVNAIIIRALLQYYLYYGDSFKIECPTGSGKLMNLFEVAKEIETRLTRIFLRDEQGKRPVYGGTTKFQDDPHWRDHILFYEYFHGDNGAGLGASHQTGWTGLVAKLIQLFGSLDPEQMLAEGKMAGFRADPSNKTNPAASRKKSK comes from the coding sequence AACAGCGGCTTTGTTTTGCCCTGGCATTATGGAACGGCAAGGATGCTATCCTGAAGGAACGCCTGTTTGGCTTGAACAACAGCGAAGGCAACCACGGCGAGGACGTCAAGGAATATTACTTCTACCTCGACAGCACCCCAACCCACTCGTACATGAAGTATCTGTACAAGTATCCGCAAGCGGCTTATCCCTACGGCGACCTGGTCGAAACTAACCGGCGGCGCGGCCGCGAAGAGTTCGAGTACGAACTGCTCGATACCGGCGTGTTCGATCAGGACCGTTACTTCGATGTGTTTATGGAGTACGCCAAGCAAGGTCCAGAAGACATCCTGGTGCAAATCACTGTGTTCAACCGTGGGCCGGAAGCCGCCGAGTTGCATGTGCTGCCGACCTTATGGTTCCGCAATGACTGGGCGTCATGGGTAGCGAAACCTTCCGAAAAACCGTCACTCAGTCAAATCGAGGGGCCGGCTGGCACCAGGGTTGTCGCAGTCGATCATCCGGAACTGGGAACCTATTATTTGTATTGCGAAGGCGATGCGCCGTTGCTGTTTACCGACAACGAAACCAACAATGCCCGACTCTTCCCCAGCTTCCCCAACGCCAGCCCATACGTGAAGGACGGCATCAACGACTATGTGGTCCATGGCCAGTCGGATAAGGTAAACCCGGAACAACACGGCACGAAAGTCGCGGCGCACTATAAGCTGAAAGTCGACGCGGGCCAATGCCGAACCATTAAGCTATGCCTCTCCAACCGCGCCCCGACCCAATACAGCAAACAAACCAATATCGATGCCCTCCCCCTTGGGCAGGAGTTCGACCTAACATTGTCGGCCAGACTACGTGATGCCGACGAGTTCTACCGTGCGGTGACCCCTCCCGAGGTTTCCGCCGATACCGCCAATCTAATGCGTCAGGCCATCGCCGGCATGCTATGGAGCAAGCAGTTCTATTTCTTCGAGGCCGACAACTGGCTGGAGGAACATCACGCCCATCCCCTCCATAAAGGCAGCCGCGCCTTTCGCAATCGCGAGTGGTTCCACATGATCAACCAGGACATCATCTCGATGCCCGACAAGTGGGAGTATCCCTGGTACGCGGCCTGGGATCTTGCCTTCCACACCCTGCCGCTGGCGATCGTGGACCCGGACTTTGCTAAAACACAAATGGAACTGATGCTCCACGGCCGCTACTTGCACCCGAGCGGCCAACTACCTGCCTATGAATGGAACTTTAGCGACGTAAACCCGCCAGTCCACGCCTGGGCGACGCTGTTCCTCCACCGCTGCGAACTGACCCTGAGCGGCGAGACCGATGTAGCTTTCCTCAAGTCGGCTTTCAATAAGCTGCTGCTGAATTTCACCTGGTGGGTAAACCGCAAGGACCGCTACGGACGCAACGTGTTCGAGGGCGGCTTCCTAGGCCTCGACAATATCGGCGTGTTCGACCGTAGCGCGCCGCTGCCCACCGGCGGCTATCTCGAACAGGCCGACGGCACCGCCTGGATGGCATTGTTCACCCAGAACATGGGCGAACTTGCCGTGGAACTGGCGGCCCACGATCCCACGTACGAGGACATGGCATTTAAGTTCATAGAACATTTCATTTTTATCGCCTCGGCCATGAACCAACCAGGTGATGACGGCATGTGGGATGAAGAGGACGGATTCTACTATGACCTGTTGCGACTCCCGGATGGCAGTGCCACGCGTCTCAAGGTGCGTTCGATGGTCGGGCTTCTGCCGCTATGCGCGGTGACGGTGGTTGAGCAATGGCAAAGGGAGCGTATCCCTAACGCAATGACAGGGTTCCTGGCACGTTTTCAACAGATGCCGGAACTCTTGGAGTCCATCCATCCCACTGGCCCTGGCCATTTTGGGGTGGCGGAACGCGGGATCATTGCCCTGGTCAATCCGGACCGGTTGCGTCGCATCCTGACAAAAATGCTGGACGAGAACGAATTCCTGAGTCCCTACGGCATCCGCTCGCTATCCAAGTTCCACGCCCAACATCCGTTCGTTTTTTACGCCGGAAACCAGGAATACCGTGTGGATTATCTGCCGAGCGAGTCTAACAGCGGCATGTTCGGTGGCAACTCCAACTGGCGCGGTCCGGTGTGGATGCCGGTGAATGCCATTATCATCCGGGCACTGCTTCAATATTATCTGTACTACGGCGACAGCTTCAAAATCGAATGCCCGACGGGTTCCGGCAAGTTGATGAATCTATTCGAGGTGGCGAAGGAAATTGAGACTAGGCTTACCCGCATCTTCCTGCGCGATGAGCAGGGCAAGCGACCGGTCTATGGCGGTACAACCAAATTCCAGGACGACCCGCACTGGCGCGATCATATCTTGTTTTACGAGTACTTCCATGGCGACAACGGCGCCGGTTTGGGAGCCAGTCATCAAACCGGCTGGACCGGCTTGGTAGCGAAACTGATCCAACTGTTCGGCTCGTTGGATCCGGAACAAATGTTGGCGGAAGGAAAAATGGCCGGTTTCCGCGCGGATCCGAGTAACAAAACCAACCCCGCGGCGTCTCGGAAAAAATCCAAATAA